A window from Hymenobacter volaticus encodes these proteins:
- a CDS encoding glycoside hydrolase family 3 protein produces MKTVVEMFHGLIVTAQTAMHRRQKTCVTASVGIVVLVFLGAFQTLRQPARAKVEQPVLGSRSAKTLEVGGLKFKDLNKNGRLDLYEDWRLPAEARAQDLVAHMSIAEKVGFMLISSTRLQNDWAFEAPKNKEPITSQFNEEDLVTSTNMFTRKQLPVPIMTAAGTTKAVTQFHQRHFILRANVSARTTAEWANRLQALCESQPLGIPAIVASNPRNHITTAAAVGTSVGTTAFSKWPGELGLSAMRDLKLTREFADIARQEWAAVGLRKGYMYMADLSTEPRWQRVDGTFGENAEWVAQMITQVVLGFQGPTLSPTSVALTTKHFPGGGAGEGGQDPHFDWGKKEVFPGGQFQNNLIPFKAAIKAGTSAIMPYYSMPVGTKYEQIAYAYNKAVIKDLLRTELGFKGIINSDTGPIEMMPWGAEELTITQRYHRALQAGVNLFSGTADPAELLKTVEGNPDDVPLINDSVRRLLLEKFALGLFENPYVDEVAAETIVNNPKSAARAAVALRKSIVLLRNDVKALPLKAKTKVYFESYQKGGNAPATGAGEVYAAKGNSYPVEFVSTPEAADVVLLWLKPMSKSLFASDGSPLYLSLSKNAVEVPYIKALMAKKPTILAVNYSNPWVIDEVYNASTKSRCQGVLATFGTTPEALLDVVTGKFNPTGKMPFTTPVSEEVVQKQQEDVPGYKEAPGYALFKYDEGLSYPGNQ; encoded by the coding sequence ATGAAAACTGTAGTTGAGATGTTTCACGGGCTCATTGTGACTGCCCAAACTGCTATGCATCGGCGCCAGAAAACTTGCGTGACGGCATCAGTGGGCATCGTGGTTCTCGTCTTTCTCGGAGCCTTTCAAACACTTCGTCAACCAGCTAGAGCTAAGGTGGAACAGCCCGTGCTAGGCAGCCGATCAGCCAAAACACTGGAGGTAGGCGGGCTGAAGTTCAAGGACTTGAACAAGAACGGCCGCCTCGATTTATATGAAGACTGGCGCTTGCCCGCAGAGGCGCGGGCCCAAGACCTAGTAGCGCATATGTCAATAGCCGAGAAGGTTGGTTTCATGCTCATTAGCAGCACCCGTCTGCAGAACGATTGGGCGTTTGAAGCACCCAAAAACAAAGAACCCATTACCAGCCAATTCAACGAGGAGGATCTGGTTACGTCCACCAACATGTTCACGCGCAAACAGTTGCCCGTGCCCATCATGACCGCCGCAGGTACCACCAAGGCTGTCACGCAATTTCACCAACGTCACTTTATTCTGCGAGCCAACGTGAGTGCCCGCACGACGGCGGAATGGGCTAATCGGCTGCAGGCGCTGTGCGAAAGCCAGCCGTTGGGCATCCCGGCTATTGTGGCTTCCAACCCCCGTAACCACATCACAACGGCCGCGGCAGTTGGCACCAGCGTTGGCACCACGGCTTTCTCGAAATGGCCCGGCGAACTAGGCTTGTCGGCGATGCGCGACTTGAAGCTGACGCGCGAATTCGCCGACATTGCCCGGCAGGAGTGGGCCGCAGTTGGCTTGCGCAAGGGCTATATGTACATGGCTGATTTATCAACGGAACCCCGCTGGCAACGCGTAGACGGCACGTTTGGCGAAAATGCCGAGTGGGTGGCGCAGATGATAACCCAAGTGGTACTTGGCTTCCAAGGGCCCACGCTCAGCCCTACTTCCGTGGCTTTAACCACCAAGCACTTTCCGGGTGGAGGCGCCGGCGAGGGTGGGCAAGACCCACACTTCGATTGGGGTAAGAAAGAGGTGTTTCCCGGCGGCCAATTCCAAAACAACCTGATTCCTTTCAAAGCGGCCATCAAGGCGGGTACTTCGGCCATCATGCCCTACTACTCGATGCCGGTAGGCACCAAGTACGAGCAGATAGCCTATGCTTACAACAAAGCCGTTATCAAGGACTTGCTGCGCACCGAACTAGGGTTCAAAGGGATTATCAACTCCGACACCGGCCCCATTGAAATGATGCCTTGGGGCGCCGAAGAACTTACCATCACCCAACGGTACCACCGGGCCTTGCAAGCGGGCGTTAATCTCTTTTCCGGCACCGCCGACCCTGCCGAGCTTCTGAAAACCGTCGAAGGTAACCCGGACGATGTGCCCCTCATCAACGACTCCGTGCGGCGGCTGTTGCTGGAAAAGTTTGCCCTAGGCTTGTTTGAAAACCCGTACGTAGACGAAGTTGCTGCCGAAACCATCGTGAACAATCCGAAGTCGGCGGCCCGGGCAGCGGTGGCTTTGCGCAAATCCATTGTGCTGTTGCGCAACGATGTTAAAGCGCTGCCTTTGAAGGCGAAAACCAAAGTGTACTTCGAGTCTTATCAGAAAGGCGGCAACGCACCCGCTACGGGAGCCGGCGAAGTGTATGCCGCTAAAGGCAACTCGTACCCCGTGGAGTTTGTGAGCACACCTGAAGCGGCCGATGTGGTGCTGCTCTGGCTCAAGCCGATGAGCAAATCTTTGTTTGCCTCAGATGGTAGCCCTCTGTACCTCTCGTTGTCGAAGAATGCAGTAGAAGTTCCCTACATCAAGGCGCTTATGGCCAAGAAGCCCACGATTCTAGCAGTCAATTACAGCAACCCGTGGGTTATTGATGAGGTGTATAACGCCAGCACGAAAAGCCGTTGCCAAGGTGTGTTGGCTACTTTCGGTACTACTCCCGAGGCGTTGCTGGATGTCGTAACGGGCAAGTTCAATCCGACGGGCAAAATGCCGTTTACAACTCCGGTTTCCGAGGAAGTGGTGCAAAAGCAGCAAGAAGATGTGCCGGGCTACAAGGAGGCGCCGGGCTATGCCTTGTTTAAGTACGACGAAGGCTTGAGCTACCCCGGAAACCAGTGA
- a CDS encoding prolipoprotein diacylglyceryl transferase — translation MPLSPLFLLPSPEGHQYYTICYVLAFGVQLALLLRAGYQRGYPLQTWLVLLAASTLAFIIGTKLIALPTEAWSMLQHGTWPATTARSVLGGGLGFVAAMVVLRRWLGFSWHVADAFALPFCAGLVVQCVGCLLTGCCFGEPTNGSWGLTYAPGSVPYLFQQQQGLLPAGAVHSLAVYPTQLYTLLLCAGSGLVLWLTRHRQWPAGSWALLQAGLLVLGRFVIEFWRDPAGEPVGATVLTLGGVSMLELQWLLLPYSMLLLSTWGFLTYRTRFVSPVPEVVPANQPVRNLLVVVGLLISTIMLPVGALTFPELMVVKTVLLAVVVLASVSILHGALTTQRVGLPLAAASVVLLFTNQVPADSAGNGQHWSVAVGGGSGEFNREQQPYDSEGCGNGPPVRPFQHKYKSVSVDATSTWHPHSKLPEAESEVGVRLTVGRDEQQALDVSEPIKTKTLIGINPHFMVNRRSFGLGGGLILGQSGYYAVKGDTYKSKAITPHFTFWLGRRDYIYVQGDLNTPNQGLGNPPLAWVSALDSARVDATVCWRE, via the coding sequence ATGCCATTATCCCCTTTATTTTTATTGCCTTCTCCTGAGGGTCACCAGTATTACACCATTTGCTATGTGCTAGCCTTCGGGGTGCAGTTGGCGCTGTTGCTACGCGCAGGCTACCAACGTGGCTATCCGCTCCAAACTTGGCTGGTGCTCTTGGCTGCCAGCACACTGGCCTTCATTATCGGCACCAAGCTGATTGCCCTACCCACCGAAGCCTGGTCGATGCTGCAACATGGAACGTGGCCGGCCACTACGGCTCGTTCGGTGCTAGGAGGCGGATTAGGTTTTGTAGCAGCCATGGTGGTGCTGCGCCGCTGGCTAGGCTTTAGCTGGCATGTCGCCGATGCGTTTGCGTTGCCATTTTGCGCGGGTCTAGTCGTGCAATGCGTGGGCTGCTTACTAACAGGCTGCTGCTTCGGTGAACCCACGAATGGTAGTTGGGGCCTTACGTATGCACCCGGGTCTGTTCCCTATCTTTTTCAGCAACAACAGGGTCTGCTGCCAGCGGGAGCTGTTCATTCATTGGCCGTATATCCCACGCAGCTTTACACACTGCTGCTATGCGCTGGCTCCGGACTAGTGCTCTGGCTGACGCGCCATCGGCAGTGGCCAGCTGGTAGCTGGGCCCTATTGCAAGCTGGATTGCTCGTGTTGGGACGGTTCGTCATCGAGTTCTGGCGTGACCCGGCCGGAGAACCAGTTGGGGCAACCGTTCTCACGCTAGGAGGTGTTTCCATGCTTGAGTTGCAATGGTTACTACTGCCCTACTCGATGCTGTTGCTAAGTACTTGGGGCTTTCTAACGTACCGAACTCGCTTTGTGTCACCCGTACCAGAAGTTGTGCCCGCCAACCAGCCGGTGCGCAACTTGCTAGTCGTGGTAGGCTTATTAATCAGTACCATCATGCTGCCCGTAGGTGCGCTTACATTCCCGGAACTGATGGTGGTAAAAACGGTGCTCTTGGCCGTTGTGGTACTGGCTTCCGTCAGTATTCTGCACGGTGCCCTGACTACCCAGCGAGTCGGGTTGCCCCTTGCAGCGGCATCGGTGGTACTGCTCTTCACCAATCAAGTGCCCGCCGATTCAGCTGGAAACGGTCAACATTGGTCGGTAGCAGTTGGTGGTGGTAGTGGGGAATTCAATCGAGAACAGCAACCCTACGATTCAGAGGGCTGTGGAAACGGTCCTCCAGTTCGCCCTTTTCAACACAAGTACAAGTCGGTGAGCGTTGACGCCACTAGCACTTGGCATCCACACTCGAAATTGCCTGAGGCAGAAAGTGAAGTAGGTGTTCGATTGACGGTAGGCCGAGATGAACAACAGGCTCTAGATGTATCAGAGCCTATAAAGACCAAAACGCTTATAGGCATCAATCCCCATTTTATGGTAAACCGGCGCAGCTTCGGCTTGGGCGGCGGCTTAATCCTAGGGCAATCGGGCTATTACGCTGTGAAAGGCGACACCTACAAATCCAAAGCAATAACTCCACACTTCACGTTCTGGCTTGGGCGGCGCGACTATATCTATGTCCAAGGTGACCTCAATACACCCAACCAGGGCCTTGGCAACCCGCCTCTCGCGTGGGTGTCGGCTCTAGATTCCGCTCGGGTGGACGCTACAGTTTGTTGGCGGGAATAG
- a CDS encoding type IA DNA topoisomerase yields the protein MKVCIAEKPSVAREIATVLGANRRMDGYYEGNGYQVTWTFGHFCQLREPEDYRPEWKRWSIHDLPMLPDTFGIKLMRRDDGVVRQFTVIKNLLADAEEVINCGDAGQEGEVIQRWVLMEAKYRKPFKRLWISSLTEEAIRQGFANLRDGAEFDKLYQAGKSRAVGDWLLGLNATRLFTLKYAAGQRQVLSLGRVQTPTLALLVDRYHEIQNFKPEPYWVLRTEYRGTMFSHVAPPKKGKADDDEPDEKARLKARGYFVSQEEADAAIAAVKDVPLTVTGVEIKKGYETPPSLFDLTSLQVQCNNQLGLSAEDTLKTVQSLYEKKVVSYPRVDTTFLPDDQYVKIPDILRGLGGYAGLTAPLLATKIRKSTKVFNNNKVTDHHAIIPTGASAGGLGGNESSVYDIIVRRFLAAFYPDCEVSNTTVTAEAGGYPFRVRGRQILNPGWRVVYGDPEKQQAPSAPKAAGEGEDDVVSTVLPTFVKDESGPHKPRLDQKVTQPPREYSEAMLLRGMETAGRNVDDDELRLAMKENGIGRPSTRAAIIETLFKRGYIVRDKKKILPTATGVELIGLIRNPTLKSAELTGQWERKLRQIEAGNLDSGLFLEELKQLVREMVQEVKQDGSGRGITVSKTELADLTGQKKAAATKANPPKAAATPAIPGALGACPACGSGHVLRGKSAFGCSRWREGCQFRLPTEFEGKKLTDKQMQPLLAKGRTPVIKGFVDDAGQKFDAAIRLTPQRTLELVRAAESKPTTPTDPGQIPCPVCRLGTMLKGKAAYGCSRFREDCQFRVPFEWGGKTLSDTQMNQLLRKGKTGVIRGFVSAKSGQRYEAILQINPEGRIEPVFGQG from the coding sequence TTGAAAGTCTGCATTGCCGAAAAGCCTAGCGTTGCCCGTGAAATTGCCACTGTACTCGGGGCCAACCGACGCATGGACGGTTACTATGAGGGCAACGGCTACCAGGTCACCTGGACCTTCGGCCACTTCTGCCAACTTCGGGAGCCCGAGGACTACCGCCCCGAATGGAAGCGCTGGAGCATCCACGACCTGCCCATGCTGCCCGACACGTTTGGCATCAAGCTCATGCGCCGCGACGATGGCGTAGTGCGGCAGTTCACCGTCATCAAAAATCTGCTCGCCGACGCCGAGGAAGTGATAAACTGCGGCGACGCCGGGCAGGAAGGGGAGGTGATTCAGCGGTGGGTGCTGATGGAAGCCAAGTACCGCAAGCCGTTCAAGCGCCTCTGGATTTCGTCGCTCACCGAAGAAGCCATTCGTCAGGGTTTTGCCAATCTGCGCGACGGCGCCGAGTTCGACAAACTCTACCAAGCCGGCAAAAGCCGCGCCGTCGGCGATTGGCTGTTGGGCCTGAACGCTACGCGCTTGTTTACGCTCAAGTATGCCGCCGGTCAACGGCAGGTGCTCAGCCTCGGGCGGGTGCAAACGCCCACGCTGGCGCTGCTGGTAGACCGCTACCACGAAATCCAGAACTTCAAGCCGGAGCCGTATTGGGTATTACGCACCGAGTACCGCGGCACCATGTTCAGCCACGTCGCGCCGCCCAAAAAAGGCAAGGCCGACGACGATGAGCCCGACGAAAAGGCCCGCCTAAAAGCCCGTGGCTACTTCGTGAGCCAGGAAGAAGCCGATGCCGCCATAGCCGCCGTGAAGGACGTGCCCTTGACCGTAACGGGCGTCGAAATCAAGAAGGGCTACGAAACGCCACCTTCGTTGTTTGACTTGACCTCGTTGCAGGTGCAGTGCAACAACCAGTTGGGCCTCTCTGCCGAGGACACGCTCAAGACGGTGCAAAGCCTCTACGAAAAGAAAGTAGTGAGCTATCCGCGCGTTGACACCACCTTCCTGCCCGACGACCAGTACGTGAAAATCCCGGATATTCTACGGGGTTTGGGTGGCTACGCGGGCCTCACGGCGCCGTTGCTGGCCACCAAAATCCGCAAGTCAACCAAAGTCTTCAACAACAACAAAGTCACCGACCACCACGCCATCATCCCAACGGGTGCGAGTGCCGGCGGCCTCGGCGGCAACGAAAGCAGCGTTTACGACATCATTGTGCGTCGTTTCCTGGCCGCTTTCTACCCCGATTGTGAAGTCTCGAACACCACCGTAACGGCGGAGGCAGGCGGCTACCCCTTCCGGGTGCGCGGCCGGCAGATTCTAAATCCCGGCTGGCGCGTGGTATACGGCGACCCGGAAAAGCAGCAGGCACCCTCAGCCCCCAAAGCAGCCGGTGAAGGTGAAGACGACGTGGTCAGCACCGTGCTGCCCACCTTTGTGAAAGACGAAAGCGGCCCCCACAAACCGCGCCTCGACCAGAAAGTAACGCAGCCCCCGCGTGAATACAGTGAGGCCATGTTGCTGCGCGGTATGGAAACTGCCGGCCGCAACGTGGATGATGATGAGCTACGGCTAGCCATGAAGGAAAACGGCATCGGGCGGCCAAGTACCCGCGCCGCCATCATCGAAACGCTGTTCAAGCGCGGCTACATCGTCCGCGACAAGAAAAAGATTCTGCCCACCGCTACCGGCGTCGAACTCATTGGCCTGATTCGCAACCCTACGCTCAAATCGGCGGAGCTGACGGGGCAGTGGGAGCGGAAGCTGCGCCAGATAGAAGCCGGCAACCTCGATTCGGGTTTGTTTCTGGAAGAGTTGAAGCAACTGGTACGCGAAATGGTGCAGGAGGTGAAGCAGGATGGGTCGGGCCGCGGCATCACCGTCAGCAAAACCGAGCTAGCGGACCTCACTGGTCAGAAGAAAGCCGCCGCTACCAAAGCCAATCCGCCCAAAGCAGCTGCCACGCCAGCTATTCCTGGCGCGTTGGGCGCGTGCCCGGCTTGCGGCAGTGGCCACGTCCTGCGCGGCAAGTCAGCGTTTGGCTGTTCGCGCTGGCGGGAGGGTTGCCAGTTTCGGCTTCCAACGGAGTTTGAAGGGAAGAAGCTCACGGATAAGCAGATGCAGCCTTTGCTGGCCAAAGGCCGCACGCCCGTTATCAAAGGCTTTGTAGACGATGCCGGCCAGAAGTTCGACGCGGCCATTCGTCTCACGCCACAACGCACGCTGGAACTAGTCCGCGCCGCTGAAAGCAAGCCCACCACACCTACCGACCCCGGCCAGATTCCGTGCCCAGTATGTCGCCTCGGTACCATGCTCAAGGGCAAAGCCGCCTACGGCTGCTCCCGCTTCCGCGAAGACTGCCAGTTCCGCGTGCCCTTCGAGTGGGGCGGCAAAACTCTGAGCGATACGCAGATGAACCAACTGCTGCGCAAAGGCAAGACCGGTGTCATCCGTGGGTTTGTGTCAGCTAAGTCAGGTCAGCGGTACGAAGCCATACTGCAAATCAACCCAGAAGGCCGCATCGAGCCGGTGTTCGGGCAAGGATAA
- a CDS encoding formylglycine-generating enzyme family protein has translation MLYHPATGISYEQALAYCHWRSIMVNRGYFQSVEFRKQHPELRDYQVTVEFGLPTEAEWQLGAAGGLPAGPRPFEVIQTKPAGKVKGQKLAAAKDLVACLDAQQLPHSATEVAYELPFNLQENYYLAGSNQVVACAPPKAEFPLQLTVRGPLNGFGMQHVIGNVAEMTATKGVAKGGSFKTSVQDLKIASRQLYQGPQSWLGFRCVATVRIAPKAGQ, from the coding sequence ATGTTGTATCATCCGGCCACGGGCATTAGCTACGAGCAAGCGCTGGCGTATTGCCACTGGCGTAGCATCATGGTCAACCGTGGCTATTTCCAGAGTGTGGAATTTCGCAAGCAACACCCCGAACTGCGCGACTACCAAGTGACGGTTGAATTCGGGTTGCCCACAGAAGCCGAATGGCAGCTAGGTGCAGCCGGGGGCTTGCCGGCGGGCCCGCGCCCCTTCGAGGTAATCCAAACCAAACCCGCTGGAAAAGTCAAAGGCCAAAAGTTGGCCGCTGCCAAAGACCTAGTAGCCTGCCTCGACGCACAACAACTGCCACATTCTGCTACCGAAGTAGCCTATGAGTTGCCTTTCAACCTACAGGAGAACTATTACTTGGCGGGCAGTAACCAGGTAGTTGCCTGTGCTCCACCCAAAGCGGAATTTCCGTTGCAGCTAACCGTACGAGGGCCACTCAACGGGTTTGGAATGCAGCACGTCATCGGCAACGTGGCGGAAATGACGGCCACCAAGGGTGTGGCCAAAGGCGGCTCTTTCAAAACCTCCGTGCAGGATCTGAAAATAGCGTCGCGCCAACTATACCAAGGCCCGCAAAGCTGGTTGGGCTTCCGGTGCGTAGCCACTGTCCGGATAGCACCGAAGGCAGGGCAGTAA
- a CDS encoding NAD(P)H-binding protein produces the protein MKILLTGANGYIGQRLLPLLVEAGHEVVCLVRDPRRFELPERLRTRVTVAQGDLLKPDSLRDLPTNIDAAYYLVHSMSGNDKNFFHSEQQSARHFGQYLDTTTARQVTYLSGIANDHDLSTHLRSRKAVEAVLSNCKAALTVLRASIIIGSGSASFEIIRDLVEKLPVMVTPRWLNSRCQPIGIRDVMHYLTHVLDNEACFNRSFDIGGPDVLTYREMLLKLASVRGYRRYIVTVPVLTPRLSSWWLFLVTRTTFSLAQSLVESLRNDTVADPKRSIAEVLPHKCMSYYAAVELAFQRIEQNEVVSSWSDALSSGVMPATTWTTSRFRSSAYSPTARRYASPGRHRRCYKTCGASVGSGAGTRWTGSGACAASWTR, from the coding sequence ATGAAAATCCTGCTCACTGGTGCCAATGGCTATATCGGCCAGCGCTTGCTCCCGCTATTGGTTGAGGCCGGCCACGAGGTTGTATGCTTGGTGCGCGACCCACGCCGCTTCGAGTTGCCGGAGCGTTTGCGCACCCGCGTAACGGTGGCGCAAGGCGACCTGTTGAAGCCGGATTCGTTGCGGGACCTGCCTACCAACATCGACGCGGCTTACTACTTGGTGCACTCAATGAGCGGCAACGACAAAAACTTTTTTCACTCCGAGCAGCAGTCGGCGCGGCATTTTGGGCAGTACCTCGATACCACCACGGCCCGGCAGGTTACCTACTTATCGGGCATCGCCAATGACCACGACTTGAGCACGCACCTACGCTCGCGCAAAGCCGTGGAAGCAGTGCTTAGCAACTGCAAAGCGGCCCTGACAGTGCTCCGGGCTAGCATTATCATTGGTTCAGGGTCTGCGTCGTTCGAGATTATCCGGGACTTGGTGGAGAAGCTGCCCGTGATGGTGACGCCCCGCTGGCTGAATTCGCGGTGCCAGCCCATTGGTATCCGCGACGTAATGCACTACCTCACCCACGTCCTCGACAACGAAGCCTGCTTCAACCGCTCCTTCGACATTGGGGGCCCCGACGTGCTGACTTACCGCGAGATGCTGCTGAAACTGGCTTCCGTGCGCGGCTACCGGCGCTACATCGTGACGGTGCCGGTGCTTACGCCGCGGCTATCGTCGTGGTGGCTGTTTTTGGTAACGCGCACCACGTTTTCGTTGGCGCAAAGCCTGGTGGAAAGTTTGCGCAATGACACCGTAGCCGACCCGAAACGCAGCATTGCGGAAGTGCTGCCGCACAAGTGCATGAGCTACTACGCCGCCGTAGAATTGGCCTTCCAACGCATCGAGCAAAACGAAGTGGTGAGTAGCTGGAGCGATGCGCTGAGCAGCGGCGTAATGCCCGCAACTACATGGACCACATCCAGATTCCGCAGTTCGGCCTACTCACCGACCGCCAGACGCTACGCTTCACCCGGCCGCCACAGGAGGTGCTACAAAACGTGTGGAGCATCGGTGGGGAGCGGGGCTGGTACAAGGTGGACTGGCTCTGGCGCGTGCGCGGCCTCATGGACAAGGTAG
- a CDS encoding DUF2905 family protein, producing MPGDIRIERPGFRLYAPIVSMLLISLLLSGIMWLVRRLS from the coding sequence TTGCCCGGTGATATCCGCATCGAACGGCCCGGCTTCCGACTGTATGCGCCTATCGTGTCGATGCTGCTGATCAGCTTGCTGCTAAGTGGGATTATGTGGCTGGTGCGTCGGCTAAGCTAG
- a CDS encoding NAD(P)-dependent alcohol dehydrogenase produces the protein METSTAETSSTVETIKTPAYGATNSIFNGLKRMEIERHPPKADEVHIDILYCGVCHSDLHQVKNDWKNTVYPCVPGHEIVGQVLEVGSTVTKFKVGDIVGVGCMIDSCGQCKPCQQGEENYCQGPVSWTATYNGPMKPDGNGANTFGGYSTNITVKESFVLRIPDGLNLSAVAPILCAGITTYSPMKHWNVKEGDRVGIVGLGGLGHMAVKLAKALGANVTVITTSKEKQADAQAMGAHEVLISTDSAAMKQHEASFDFILNTIPDTYDITDYVSLLDLDGTVVAVGLLGEYKKPLNNMDMAMYRRSVAGSIIGGIAETQEVLDFCAKHKIMPEVQMISMQEINKAFDDLMDKEVRYRHVIDMQSLKEEEA, from the coding sequence ATGGAAACCAGCACGGCCGAAACCTCTAGCACCGTTGAAACCATCAAGACGCCGGCTTACGGCGCTACCAATTCGATTTTCAACGGCCTCAAGCGCATGGAAATCGAGCGGCACCCACCTAAAGCCGACGAAGTGCACATTGACATTCTGTACTGCGGCGTGTGTCACTCCGATTTGCACCAAGTAAAAAACGACTGGAAAAACACGGTATATCCTTGTGTGCCAGGCCACGAGATAGTAGGGCAAGTGCTGGAAGTTGGCAGCACCGTCACCAAGTTCAAGGTCGGCGACATTGTGGGCGTGGGTTGCATGATAGACTCCTGTGGTCAGTGTAAGCCCTGCCAGCAAGGCGAAGAAAACTACTGCCAGGGCCCCGTAAGCTGGACGGCCACCTACAACGGCCCCATGAAGCCTGATGGCAACGGCGCCAATACCTTCGGTGGCTACTCCACCAATATCACCGTGAAGGAATCCTTCGTGCTCCGTATTCCCGACGGCCTGAACCTCAGCGCCGTTGCGCCGATTTTGTGCGCGGGTATCACGACGTATTCGCCCATGAAGCACTGGAATGTGAAAGAAGGCGACCGGGTAGGTATTGTGGGCCTCGGTGGCTTGGGCCACATGGCCGTTAAGCTGGCCAAAGCCTTGGGTGCCAACGTAACCGTCATTACCACGTCCAAAGAGAAGCAAGCGGATGCCCAAGCCATGGGGGCCCACGAGGTACTAATCTCAACCGACTCCGCCGCCATGAAGCAGCACGAAGCCTCGTTCGACTTCATTCTCAACACCATCCCCGACACCTACGACATCACCGACTACGTTAGTCTGCTCGACCTCGACGGCACGGTGGTAGCGGTAGGCTTGCTTGGCGAATACAAAAAGCCGCTCAACAACATGGATATGGCCATGTACCGTCGCTCCGTAGCGGGTTCTATTATCGGTGGCATTGCCGAAACGCAGGAAGTCCTCGATTTTTGCGCCAAGCACAAAATCATGCCCGAAGTACAGATGATTTCCATGCAAGAAATCAACAAAGCCTTCGACGACCTGATGGACAAAGAAGTGCGCTACCGCCACGTCATCGACATGCAGTCCTTGAAAGAGGAAGAGGCCTAA
- a CDS encoding DUF2867 domain-containing protein: protein MLQNVWSIGGERGWYKVDWLWRVRGLMDKVAGGVGLRRGRRSPTSLRAGDPLDFWRVLVADRKSSRLLLYAEMKLPGEAWLQFRILPNDDGSHTLEQLAAFRPYGLAGRLYWYSLVPFHFIIFRGMIENIVQYGESTPLPQLAAPAS, encoded by the coding sequence GTGCTACAAAACGTGTGGAGCATCGGTGGGGAGCGGGGCTGGTACAAGGTGGACTGGCTCTGGCGCGTGCGCGGCCTCATGGACAAGGTAGCCGGGGGCGTGGGCCTACGCCGCGGCCGCCGCTCCCCTACCAGCCTGCGCGCCGGCGACCCGCTCGACTTTTGGCGCGTGCTCGTGGCCGACCGCAAAAGCAGCCGCCTGCTGCTCTACGCCGAAATGAAGCTCCCCGGCGAGGCTTGGCTGCAATTCCGAATATTGCCCAACGACGACGGTTCGCACACGCTCGAACAACTAGCCGCCTTCCGCCCCTATGGCTTGGCGGGTCGGCTTTACTGGTACTCATTAGTACCGTTTCACTTCATCATTTTCCGGGGCATGATCGAAAATATTGTGCAGTACGGCGAATCAACTCCGCTTCCCCAACTGGCTGCTCCTGCTAGCTAG